From a single Rutidosis leptorrhynchoides isolate AG116_Rl617_1_P2 chromosome 5, CSIRO_AGI_Rlap_v1, whole genome shotgun sequence genomic region:
- the LOC139850206 gene encoding uncharacterized protein has protein sequence MSDEKKIDGNLSETIPVAARLTDNKLNGSNFFEWSKTIRVYLRSMEKDSHLTSEPPKDDTRGLWLQNDARLFLQIMNSIESSVTSLVNHCEYVKELMEYLDFLYSGKSNISRIFNVCKSFHRGEQHDRSLMDYVMEFKKVYEEFNSVMPLSVDIKTMQTQREQIAVMSFLTGLRPEHDAIKSQFLNESTIPSLQETFARVLRHEDVKM, from the coding sequence atgagcgATGAAAAGAAAATAGACGGTAATTTAAGCGAGACTATTCCTGTTGCAGCTCGTTTGACCGACAATAAACTTAATGGGTCTAACTTCTTTGAATGGAGTAAGACAATCCGTGTATATCTTAGGAGCATGGAAAAAGATTCTCATCTTACTTCCGAACCTCCTAAAGATGATACACGGGGTCTGTGGCTACAAAATGATGCCAGACTCTTTCTTCAAATTATGAATTCCATTGAATCTTCGGTTACTTCTTTGGTAAATCATTGTGAGTATGTAAAAGAGCTTATGGAGTATCTCGATTTTCTGTATTCTGGAAAGAGCAATATATCTAGAATATTTAATGTGTGCAAATCTTTTCATCGCGGTGAGCAACACGATCGATCTCTAATGGATTATGTTATGGAATTTAAGAAGGTATATGAGGAGTTTAATTCTGTGATGCCTTTGAGTGTTGATATCAAGACTATGCAGACACAACGTGAGCAAATAGCGGTCATGAGCTTTCTAACTGGTTTACGACCAGAACATGATGCTATTAAGTCCCAGTTTTTGAATGAGTCTACAATTCCCTCTCTTCAAGAAACATTTGCTCGTGTCCTCCGTCATGAGGATgttaaaatgtag